The following DNA comes from Methanosarcina vacuolata Z-761.
TTTCCTCATCAACCCAGAACTTCAACTGAGGTTTTTTCTTACCTTCAGGAGCTGCAATTATTTCGTATTTTATGACAGTCCTGAATTTTTTCAGAATAATTTCTGAAACTTCATTTTCGACACTGCTTCTGTTTCTCTCTTTTCCTTTACTGCTTTCTAATCTTCTCTGCAGGTCTTGGAGTTGATCAATTATTTTTGATTTGTTTGTTTCATAAGTGCTTTTTTGAAGTTTGTAAGTCCCTTCATTATAGGTAATTACGGTTGTGAATTCTGTTCCGTAGAACTGATGTTTTGTCCGGCACCCAAAAATCTCGCTACCTTTTGTGTTTTTATACAAGTAATTATACCTTGAAAGTGGAACATCAAGGAGTTCCTCAGCCTGATTTGCTTTTGCGGCTCCTACAAAACTCATTTTTGAGATTACCTTTTCAATGTTATCCTTAGAGTTGTTACCTTTATCGAAAACAAGAACAAGATCTTCAGAACAGATATTTAATTCAGTCAGTCGATTTATGATTTTGTCTACAATGCCCGAAAATTCTTCCGAATCAGGAACATTTCCAGGATAAGTTTCGTGAATAAAGGGTATATTGTTTTCATTTACAGCCAGTGATACACAAATTTGATTTTTGTCTTTACGATGCTTTTTGTTATATCCTTTATGAAGCAGTTCACTTTTTTCATCATAATTAGTGGCAAAGGTAAACCAGTTTGATTCATCAACAAACATTATTGATGGAGTTAACCCCTTCTCAACAAGAACCCGACAAAGGTCGTCTTCAATCTTTTTCATCGTATCTGAATCAATGTAACTCATTTGGTTCAGGAAATTCTGGCAATTTAGTTTGTGAGGAAACTTCCACATGAAAGATATTGGGGATTTTTTGAACCAGTCTTCGATCCCGTTTTCACTTAAAATGCCGTGACTTTTCCCAATTATATCGAGTAAAAGGTATTCTCCAACACTCAATCCATCTATTAATTTTTTGTCAGTATGCTTGTTTACTATGTCAATGAATCCAAGTTCTTCATTTACATGAAGGAGTGCGGCAAGCTTGCCGTACTCAAAAGACTTAAGTTTATCATAAGGCATCGATTCACATTGTTTTTTCATTTCAAGTATTTTTTCTGCACTACCCAGATAAATCTGAAAAACAGTCTTTACCTTTCCGTTAACCCTGGCAGCTTCTACAATGTACCAGTAAGGTTTGCCTTTGATAAGTTTCTTTCTCAAAAATACCATACTCTTTAATTAGGATCAACATTTATAAATACTTTTCCAATTAAATCGTTAGTATTAGACCTTTTAAAGTGAATTTAGTAGTTAGGATCAACAAATTAAAGAGAAATGAAAAGGCATCTGATAGTGGTTTTGAGGAGAAATCCAAGCAAAAATCGCACTTCTTTGAAAGTAAAGTTTAAGGATTTTATCTCAAATGCGCCGACAGCGTCATAGAGAGCTGAGTCATAGAGGAAAGCGTAATAGAGCCTGTAATCTCTTAAAGCTCGCAACAGCCCGAACACTTTAATTTTTAAAGGTTATCCTTTGAAAACAGCAGCATGTGTACATAAAGCAAAATCAGCAGTCCTGCAACGACCCCTGAGAGGAACTGGAAAGTAAAGTACGAGTAAACAACCAGCCCAAGCACGAAGAGAGTAACAAGAATGTTTGCAAGCCGGACTTTCTTCCTCATCTGGGGATCTTGAGGAGTTCCTGCTTCTTTTTCATCCAGGGAACACTCCCTTAAGTAACTCCTTTCCCTTTTTATTAGGAAATAAAGCCTCAGAATGAGAACATCAATAACTATGCCCCAGAGAAGCTGTCCGATATAAAAGGTATAAAAGAGGATAGCTGCGAGAAAAATACTCACAAGCAGCAGGTATATCTTTTCTTTTTTTCTAAACTCAGGAATCTCGATTCTACCCTCCCCCCGAATCTCGATCTTATTCTTATTTCATTTATCTGTACACATTATTTACCTTTTCCCTGTGTGCTAAGAATAAGAAGCAAAACACCTCTTATTCTCACACTTTTTGCTACAACTCCATAGTAAAAAAACAAAATGTTTAAACCATCCTGAATTTATTCTTTTATTATGTCAGAGAGTTTGAGAGATTCAGCAGAAAGACAATTTCAAAAGACTTTATCTTTAATGCAAGAAGGCAAATTAGAAGAAGCTTTAAAAGAACTTGAACAAGCCGAAGAAACCGCAAAGTTTCTCTTAAAAGATCCCAAAAACGAATTTTTTCAGTCAAACTTCCAGAAGAGCTTTGACGATGTTTTCACTCTTGGGTATAACTTACATAAAATAGGACGTTTCTCTCAAGCGCAAAATTTCTACGAACTATCTCTATTGATCTCTCAAAAACTCCTCAATAACGATCCCGAAAATATAGCTTACCAATCTTACGTAGGAGGGACACTAAACAATTTAGGAAACTTGCTTTCTGATATGGGACGCATTGAAGAGGCAAAACAAAGGTATGAAAAAGCACTCGAAATGAGGCAAAAACTACTCAAAAACGGCCCCGAAAACGTATCTTACCAATCTTACGTAGGAAAGACACTAAACAATTTGGGAAACTTGCTTAAAAATATGGGGCTCGTTGAAGAGGCGAAACAAAGGTACGAAAAAGCACTCATAATCTATGAAAAACTACTCGAAAGCGACTCCGAAAACGTATCTTACCAGTCTTACGTAGGAATGATACTAAATAATTTAGGTACCTTGCTTTCTGAGATGGGGTTCATTGAAGAGGCAAAACAAAGGTATGAAAAAACACTCGAGATCTATGAAAAACTACCCGAAAACGTATCTTACCAATCTTATGTAGGAACGACACTAAACAATTTAGGAAACTTGCTTTCTGATATTGGGCTCATTGAAGAGGCGAAACAAAGGTACGAAAAAGCACTCAAAATGAGGCAAAAACTCCTCAATAACGACCCCAAAAACATAGCTTACCAATCAGATGTAGCAATGACACTAAACAATTTAGGAAACTTGCTTAAAAATATGGGGCTCGTTGAAGAGGCGAAACAAAGGTACGAAGAAGCACTCGAAATCTATGAAAAACTACTCGAAAGCGACCCCGAAAACGTATCTTACCAATTTTACATAGGAGGGACACTGAGCAATTCAGGTGCCTTGCTTTCTAATATGGGATTCATTGAAGAGGCGAAACAAAGGTACGAAAAAGCACTCGAAATTTACACCGAACCTATGCAATACCTGACGATAGGTAGAAAGACCCATTCGATAATGAAACTTATTGAGTTAAATACAGAACAGGCAAAAAAAGACAATCAATATGATCAGATGAGATGCCTGAAAGAAGCAGTCGAGCTGTGCAAAAAATATCAGGATTTTTTTATTAAATATGAGCTGAAGCACGAAAGAGAACTGGTTACTGGGGCAGGGCTGAGTGCATATATTGACTTTCTGCTCAAGAACATCAGAGCTGAGCCCAATACAGGAAAACGTGCAGGTGAATATAAAAAAGCTATAAAAGCAGTTGAAGAGCTAAAATCTGTTGAAGAAGACGAGGCTGTTTCAAAACTATGTGATTCGACCTCATATTACCTTTCTGGAAGAAAACTTGTAAATGAAGCACTTTCTTCAAAGCAACCTAATCTGGAGCTGCTCAATCAGGCAATAGAACAGTTTAAAAAAGCAACTGAAACTTATGAAAAAGCAAACGTTTGCTATTGCGTCTATACCGGGCTGTTTGAAATTCTAACGGAAATTGAAAAATCTAAAGAAGTTGATGTGCCAAGATTAAAGAATGTTGTAGAGGAGGTTACCAGAACTCTGTCTGATGATGATAATCCAAGCATCTGCGCTTCATTTATGGACCTCCCACAGATTTTTGAAGAAAAAGATTGTAAAACTAGGGATAAACTTCTTTTTGATTTCTTGGAAAAAATTAATTCAATTGAATATCGGCCTCTTGAAAACCTTTTTGAGTATATTCACAGGAGAACAAAGGACTATTTTGAAGAGCCTTTCAACCCTATCAAGCTGATCTACGAAAATTGGAAACTCAAAGTTATCTTTGATGACCCTGAAAAAGTAAAAAGCAAGTTAACAATCAAAGCAGGAAACAGAACGCTTTTTAACAAATTCCTTACCTCCGAAGAAAAAGAAAACAATTCTCTTGAAATTGATTATCTTGAAAAAAAATATTTCCCGGAAGGAAAAGACGAAATTACTTTCAGCGTAAGAGGGCAGAAAAAACCAGTCATAAAGTCAATTGATTATTTTGAGAGCATACAAGGAAATAAGAAAATTCGGATATTACAACATGACTGCTGCAATAACTCTTTTGAAGGTTCTAATTTACGAATTGCGGCTGTGCAATTGAAATATCATGCTTATGAAGAAGATTCCATTGTGAAACTTACGGCTGATGAAGCTTATTACAGGAAAATAATGGCAATTCTTGAAGCTGTGAAGGAAAAAGCTGACATTTTGGTATTCCCTGAGTTTTCTATACCTTTTGAATATCTCGAAGATATACAGCAATATGCCGATGAAAATGGGGTTATTGTCGTTGCAGGCAGCCACTATGTTCAGGAAAAGAACCTTGAGAAGTATGGAAAACTGTTCATCCGCGAGTTTAGAGAAGAAGATTTAAGGAAAAATATCTCTCCTATTGTGATTCCTGATTCTAAAATCATACACAATGAAAAAGCGCTGGCAGCAAGGGATGAAAGAGGATGCGGTTTTGAGGAAGGTATGGAAGCAGGTGAAGTGAACCACATTCTCAAACTTAGAGAAGACCTTAGAGTGGGGGTTATGATCTGTTATGAGTATGTGACTGATGATTTGAGAAAGCGTTTGATACGTGCCTGCGACGTAATCCTTGTGCCTCAGACAAATCCATCTCCAAAGATATTTTATAGAAAAGCAAACAGTGAGCTCAATATCCAGCTTTGTGCTGGAAACCGGGCACACGTTATGGTAAATGGAATCTATACCTGGGGAAAGGATAAAACAACAATACATGGAGGGTCTACTGGAGTTGTTTTAACACTTGACAAGCACTCGTACTCAAAACTTGGGGAGAATGAAACCGTCATAGAGCCAGTTGACGGCGTAATGGAACAATTTGTATATATAATGTCAATAAATACGGATTTTAATACATCAAGGGATACTCAGACAGGGCAGGAGCCAATAACCTTAAAGCTCATCCACATTTTTGAAGAAGCTGAAATTCCCGATAAATTAAAAGAAAAAGGCAGGGAATTTGTGGAAATAATTAACAGAATAAACTCCTGTAATGATCATAATGCATTGAAATGCATGCTTATAAAAGAAAGGGGAAGTATTGAGAAAAAAACAGATGATGTTGAAACGTCCCTAATAAAACAATTCTCTCCTTTAACAAACAAACATATTCAGAATCTTGATGAACGTAAAATTGAAGAATTAAAAGAAAAATGCCTTTTTCTTGTTATCCCTAATAATTAAAATCAATCTCAGAACTAATAATGTGCAGGCTTCGTGAGAATAATTCCAAATTTTTCCGTTTATTGCACTTTCACTGATTCTTCTGCTTGGGTTCTATTCACAAAAAGGCCGCTCTCCTTCGTCGAGCGTGACAAGCTCCCGTAAAGATGCTACTCT
Coding sequences within:
- a CDS encoding IS1634 family transposase, producing MVFLRKKLIKGKPYWYIVEAARVNGKVKTVFQIYLGSAEKILEMKKQCESMPYDKLKSFEYGKLAALLHVNEELGFIDIVNKHTDKKLIDGLSVGEYLLLDIIGKSHGILSENGIEDWFKKSPISFMWKFPHKLNCQNFLNQMSYIDSDTMKKIEDDLCRVLVEKGLTPSIMFVDESNWFTFATNYDEKSELLHKGYNKKHRKDKNQICVSLAVNENNIPFIHETYPGNVPDSEEFSGIVDKIINRLTELNICSEDLVLVFDKGNNSKDNIEKVISKMSFVGAAKANQAEELLDVPLSRYNYLYKNTKGSEIFGCRTKHQFYGTEFTTVITYNEGTYKLQKSTYETNKSKIIDQLQDLQRRLESSKGKERNRSSVENEVSEIILKKFRTVIKYEIIAAPEGKKKPQLKFWVDEENEKRCEKTFGKNILFTDKQEWHTKKIVKTYNSKNLVEDDFKLLNDHLLVPVGPVYHHKDENIRVHVFLAMIGLLFYRYLAWEAKIYGFSMKQLIEKLSEIKIAVVQEKESKKSKIIVEEMDTKQASLFSFLNLEKYLPS
- a CDS encoding tetratricopeptide repeat protein, with the protein product MSESLRDSAERQFQKTLSLMQEGKLEEALKELEQAEETAKFLLKDPKNEFFQSNFQKSFDDVFTLGYNLHKIGRFSQAQNFYELSLLISQKLLNNDPENIAYQSYVGGTLNNLGNLLSDMGRIEEAKQRYEKALEMRQKLLKNGPENVSYQSYVGKTLNNLGNLLKNMGLVEEAKQRYEKALIIYEKLLESDSENVSYQSYVGMILNNLGTLLSEMGFIEEAKQRYEKTLEIYEKLPENVSYQSYVGTTLNNLGNLLSDIGLIEEAKQRYEKALKMRQKLLNNDPKNIAYQSDVAMTLNNLGNLLKNMGLVEEAKQRYEEALEIYEKLLESDPENVSYQFYIGGTLSNSGALLSNMGFIEEAKQRYEKALEIYTEPMQYLTIGRKTHSIMKLIELNTEQAKKDNQYDQMRCLKEAVELCKKYQDFFIKYELKHERELVTGAGLSAYIDFLLKNIRAEPNTGKRAGEYKKAIKAVEELKSVEEDEAVSKLCDSTSYYLSGRKLVNEALSSKQPNLELLNQAIEQFKKATETYEKANVCYCVYTGLFEILTEIEKSKEVDVPRLKNVVEEVTRTLSDDDNPSICASFMDLPQIFEEKDCKTRDKLLFDFLEKINSIEYRPLENLFEYIHRRTKDYFEEPFNPIKLIYENWKLKVIFDDPEKVKSKLTIKAGNRTLFNKFLTSEEKENNSLEIDYLEKKYFPEGKDEITFSVRGQKKPVIKSIDYFESIQGNKKIRILQHDCCNNSFEGSNLRIAAVQLKYHAYEEDSIVKLTADEAYYRKIMAILEAVKEKADILVFPEFSIPFEYLEDIQQYADENGVIVVAGSHYVQEKNLEKYGKLFIREFREEDLRKNISPIVIPDSKIIHNEKALAARDERGCGFEEGMEAGEVNHILKLREDLRVGVMICYEYVTDDLRKRLIRACDVILVPQTNPSPKIFYRKANSELNIQLCAGNRAHVMVNGIYTWGKDKTTIHGGSTGVVLTLDKHSYSKLGENETVIEPVDGVMEQFVYIMSINTDFNTSRDTQTGQEPITLKLIHIFEEAEIPDKLKEKGREFVEIINRINSCNDHNALKCMLIKERGSIEKKTDDVETSLIKQFSPLTNKHIQNLDERKIEELKEKCLFLVIPNN